The Apibacter raozihei DNA segment TCCTTTCCAAATAGTATAAAACAGCTAAAATTACAGCAACTAAAAGTATAGTCACTCCCATGACCATATATACCCAGTATTGTTCGAAATAGTCTTTAAATGTCTTTGGTTCTGAAATTATAGGATATATATCGTAAAGAGGTTGCTTTATAGTATCAATCTCCATTGAATCAACGGTAATATTATATTCAGGTGTACTGTATTCTCTTGAGTTAACCAGCACTGGCAAAGATGGTACTGTAAAGGTTCCTATTTCATACGCTGAAAACGTAATGCTGTCAGTATATATGTAATGATTAGCATCATTAATTAATGTATCTTTTTTATCTTCAATTAATTCTAAATGGTAAGTCAGGGTACCTTTAATAAAGGGAAAAATAACCTTATCCCTACCAGAAGCTTTAACTTCGATTTTCAATATTATAGGTTCTCCATATTTAATTTTATTAGTTGAAATATGAGTATTTATATTCTGAGAATAAATATAGAAGTTTACTAATATTGATAAGACTATGGAAATTTTTAATTTCATATTTTATGATGTCCTTTAAAATAATTAAATAAAACTTTACTATAGTCTGAGTCTACAGGTATGTTTAAGAATCCAGAACCATTTTTCATAAACCCATTTTCTGTAAGTGAAGCCAATTGCTGATAGTATTTTGAATAACGCTCTCTTATTGATGATGAGGATGTATCTATCCAGCGTGTTTTTCCTGATTCCAAATCTTTAAGAAGAGCCAGACCTATATCCGGAAAAATTTTTTCAAGTTCATCATAAACTCTGATTCCTGTTACATCATGTTTTTTGGAAACAACATTTAAGTTTCTTTCAAAATTTGGAACATCAAAATCTGATATCAGGAAAACTGCAGATTTTCTCTTTATTGTTTTTAATAAAAAATCTATACCAACATTTAAATTTGCCGGAACTTCTCGTGGTTGTGTTTCTAGGATAGTTTTTATAATCCTAACTACATGCGAATTACCTTTAGCTGGAGGTATAAAAACGTCAATTTTATCTGAAAATAAAACTACTCCTACTTTATCGTTATTTTTTATTGCTGAAAAAGCAAGAGTTGCACTAATTTCTGCAACGGTTTCATTTTTAAATTGTTTATGAGTTCCAAAGTTCATTGAAGCACTTATATCTATAAGAATCATAGATATCATTTCCCTTTCTTCTTCAAATATCTTTATATAAGGTTCATTAAATCTGGCTGTTTTATTCCAATCAATTTTCCTTACATCATCTCCAAACTGGTATTGTCTGACTTCTGAAAAAGTCATTCCAATTCCTTTAAAGGAACTATGATACTCACCTAAAAACAGAGAATTTACTTTTCTCTTAGATTTCAGCTCGATCCTCTTTATCTTCTTTAATAATTCTTCTGTTGTCAAATTAACTATCTTTTTATCTATCTTTTTTAAGGCGCAACAATCGACTTAAGAATCTGATCTACTATATCTTCTGATGTTATATTTTCAGCTTCTGCTTCATAAGTTACACCAATACGATGGCGAAGAACATCTTTAGCAACTGATTTTACATCTTCCGGGATAACAAATCCTCTTTGATTCAAAAAAGCGTGCGCCTTTGCTGCCAAAGCCATGCTAATACTTCCTCTTGGGGATGATCCGAATAACATATAAGGTTTTAACTGTGACAAATTATATTTTTCCGGAAATCGGGTTGCAAAAACAATATCGAGAATATAGTTTTCTATTTTCTCATCCATATATATTTCTTTTACCAGTTTACGTGCTTCAAATATTTTATCCAGACTCAATATTTCTTTAACCTGGTGTTTTTGTTGTGACATGTTTTGTCTTAGTATGGTTCTTTCCTGTTCAAACTCTGGATAAGTAACCACACATTTAAGCATAAAACGGTCTATCTGAGCTTCTGGAAGTGGATAAGTCCCCTCCTGATCTATCGGATTTTGAGTTGCCAGCACCAAAAACGGCTCTTTAAGTTTAAAGGTTTCATCTCCTATGGTAACCTGCTTTTCCTGCATTGCTTCCAATAATGCCGATTGTACTTTTGCCGGAGAACGATTGATTTCATCTGCCAGAATGAAGTTAGCAAAAATAGGACCTTTTTTTACTGAAAAATCATTATCTTTTATATTATATATAAGCGTTCCCACAACGTCTGCAGGAAGTAAATCGGGAGTAAACTGTATCCGGGAAAAGTCTCCATCCAAAGCTTCCGCTAAAGTTTTTATTGCCAGAGTTTTAGCCAAACCAGGCACTCCTTCTAAAAGAACGTGCCCATTACTTAATAAACCTATAAGCAATCTGTTAATCATATAATGCTGACCAACAATGACCTGATTAATTTCTTTAACCAACAGTGTAAAGTCCTGACTTTTTTCCTGAACTTTTTCAATTAAAACTTTAATATCTTCTGATGCTGATGTATAATCCATTCCTAATTTTACTATTAACTTAAAACAAATTTCTATATTTTGGATGAAATGATGTATTAATAATTAGTTAAAATTTATACCAAAAATTGTGCAGTCTTTGTCTCCCATACTAAATTGATTAAATTAACTAATCAACTATTTTTATAATCCATATGACTGGTATACCAATAAAAGTTAGTAGTTTTGTAAGATTAGTATCAATATTTATGGAGACTACAGCTGGTTCAAAACCAAAATGGATTCGGGTTAAACTTCCTACAGGAAAAAATTATAAAGAGCTTAGGGGGCTAGTAGATAAATACAAATTAAATACAATCTGCCAAAGCGGTAGTTGCCCTAATATGGGAGAATGCTGGGGAGAGGGTACTGCTACTTTTATGATTCTTGGTAATGTTTGCACCAGGAGCTGTGGATTTTGTGGTGTTAAAACCGGAAGACCTGCAGAGATAGATTGGGAGGAGCCTGAAAAAGTGGCTCGCTCCATTAAATTGATGAAAATCAAGCACGCCGTACTTACTTCTGTAGATAGAGATGATATAAAAGACATGGGTTCTATAATTTGGGCAGAAACTATAAAAGCGGTTAGAAGAATAAGCCCTGGCACTACAATGGAAACCCTAATCCCTGATTTTCAAGGCATTGAAAAACATATAGATCGATTAATAGATGCAGCTCCTGAAGTAATTTCCCACAATATGGAAACGGTCAGACGTTTAACACGAGAAGTTCGTATTCAGGCAAAATATGACAGAAGCCTTGAAGTTTTGAGATACATGAAGGAAAAGGGACAAAGACGTACTAAAACAGGCATTATGCTAGGTTTAGGAGAAAAACCCTCTGAAGTTTATGAATCAATTAAAGAAATTCATGACGCCAATGTTGATGTGATAACCATCGGTCAATATTTACAACCAAGTAAAAAGCATCTGCCTGTCAAAGAATACATATCATTAGAACAATTTAAAGATTATGAAGATTTTGCTAAAAATTTAGGTAATTTCCGTCATATAGAGAGTAGTCCTTTGGTAAGATCATCCTATCATGCAGAAAGACATGTGAATTAGTCATTGTTGCATAAAATTTTACAGGTTTGTTAACTTATGAAATCATATAGATATAATTTATATGTTTTTTTCCGTTTAGACACTAACTACTATTTAAATAATATTGAAAAAAATTTTTAAAATCATCGTATATACACTAAGTATTGCAATAGGAGCCATTGTTTTATATTTTTTATCTGCTATTATCTTATCCAGAATTCCTGTTCAAGGAGATAAAAACAACCTTACAGAAATACCTATATATATTTCTACTAATGGTATGCATACAGACTTTGTATTTCCAATAAAAACTGAAGAAATTGACTGGAGCAATGAAATAAAATTTGCTGACATCAAAAGTAAAGACAGTCTTCAAAAATACATTGCCATCGGATGGGGTGATAAGGGGTTCTTTTTGGATGTTCCGGATTGGGATCATGTTAAATTTTCAATTGCATTTAAAGCTGCTTTCGGATTGAGTACTACTGCAATTCATACGACTTATTTAAAAAAAGTTACAGAAGATAATCAATGTAAAAAAATTATGATTTCAAAAACGCAGTATAAAAAACTAGTTGAGTATATCCAGAAGGATTTTAAGCGAGATTCTAATGGAGATATAATACATATTAAGACCGATAAAACCTATGGCGCAACGGATTCTTTTTATCAAGCTAAAGGCTCCTACAATTTTTTATTTACCTGTAATACCTGGGCTAATTCCGGACTTAAATATGCCGGAATGAAAGCTTGTCTATGGACTCCTTTCCAACAAGGGATCTTTAATTTTTATTAAATTATCAATTTTTAACATATGGAAAAAAAACAAACATCAATAGCTTTTGCCGGAGCTTCTTGGGTTATTTTAATCGTAGGTGTCGGAGGTTATTTAATAGGGCTTTGGAGAGCAGAAATGGAGTTAAATGAAAAAGGATATTATCTCTTAATTTTACTTTATGGATTATTTTCTGGTGTATCAATTCAAAAATCAGTGAGGGACAGATTAGAAGGCATTCCAGTAACTGATCTCTATTATGGATTAAGCTGGGCTTCGCTACTTGCATCCGTTGCTTTACTCACAATCGGACTTATTAATGCCGATTTGCTTCCAAGCGAAAAAGGATTTTATGCATTTGGATTTATTCTTGCTTTATTTGGCGCTATCTGTGTTCAAAAAAATACACGAGATGCTGAATTTGAAAACAAGAAGATTTTTAGTCCTCAAACTAATGAAGAATAAGAAAACTGTTTCGCATAATTTTTTTTATAATTTATGCGAAACAGTTTTTATTGAGATATTTACCTGCTTTAATATTTTAAATTATTTATGAAAAACGAAACTCGTTTCGACATTATAGAGGAGATGAAATTAGCAAGACTTGAGCATCATCAGGACATAAAAAAACAACTCAATAAAAAGCTTAAGATTCAATTTAAACTACAAATTTTATATCGAATCTTTTAACTTTGTAGGTATATAATATTTTAGAACCACTAAAGATAGAGCTTAAACAGAAATTCCCATTACCTTTGCATGTCCAATAAACA contains these protein-coding regions:
- a CDS encoding AAA family ATPase, whose product is MDYTSASEDIKVLIEKVQEKSQDFTLLVKEINQVIVGQHYMINRLLIGLLSNGHVLLEGVPGLAKTLAIKTLAEALDGDFSRIQFTPDLLPADVVGTLIYNIKDNDFSVKKGPIFANFILADEINRSPAKVQSALLEAMQEKQVTIGDETFKLKEPFLVLATQNPIDQEGTYPLPEAQIDRFMLKCVVTYPEFEQERTILRQNMSQQKHQVKEILSLDKIFEARKLVKEIYMDEKIENYILDIVFATRFPEKYNLSQLKPYMLFGSSPRGSISMALAAKAHAFLNQRGFVIPEDVKSVAKDVLRHRIGVTYEAEAENITSEDIVDQILKSIVAP
- the lipA gene encoding lipoyl synthase, with the protein product METTAGSKPKWIRVKLPTGKNYKELRGLVDKYKLNTICQSGSCPNMGECWGEGTATFMILGNVCTRSCGFCGVKTGRPAEIDWEEPEKVARSIKLMKIKHAVLTSVDRDDIKDMGSIIWAETIKAVRRISPGTTMETLIPDFQGIEKHIDRLIDAAPEVISHNMETVRRLTREVRIQAKYDRSLEVLRYMKEKGQRRTKTGIMLGLGEKPSEVYESIKEIHDANVDVITIGQYLQPSKKHLPVKEYISLEQFKDYEDFAKNLGNFRHIESSPLVRSSYHAERHVN
- a CDS encoding TIGR02117 family protein, giving the protein MKKIFKIIVYTLSIAIGAIVLYFLSAIILSRIPVQGDKNNLTEIPIYISTNGMHTDFVFPIKTEEIDWSNEIKFADIKSKDSLQKYIAIGWGDKGFFLDVPDWDHVKFSIAFKAAFGLSTTAIHTTYLKKVTEDNQCKKIMISKTQYKKLVEYIQKDFKRDSNGDIIHIKTDKTYGATDSFYQAKGSYNFLFTCNTWANSGLKYAGMKACLWTPFQQGIFNFY
- a CDS encoding BatD family protein codes for the protein MKLKISIVLSILVNFYIYSQNINTHISTNKIKYGEPIILKIEVKASGRDKVIFPFIKGTLTYHLELIEDKKDTLINDANHYIYTDSITFSAYEIGTFTVPSLPVLVNSREYSTPEYNITVDSMEIDTIKQPLYDIYPIISEPKTFKDYFEQYWVYMVMGVTILLVAVILAVLYYLERKKKKSGNFKDANPDKIAIKKLLKLEKSGYLIKGLSKKYYSEMILILKEYMEARWKFPATKLLSDDLLVYLKENKYVDEEEARDLSTIFQSADLAKFAKSRPTIAETKVHTEMAKKFVNETKTEFLNYRQPDEY
- a CDS encoding DUF58 domain-containing protein — translated: MTTEELLKKIKRIELKSKRKVNSLFLGEYHSSFKGIGMTFSEVRQYQFGDDVRKIDWNKTARFNEPYIKIFEEEREMISMILIDISASMNFGTHKQFKNETVAEISATLAFSAIKNNDKVGVVLFSDKIDVFIPPAKGNSHVVRIIKTILETQPREVPANLNVGIDFLLKTIKRKSAVFLISDFDVPNFERNLNVVSKKHDVTGIRVYDELEKIFPDIGLALLKDLESGKTRWIDTSSSSIRERYSKYYQQLASLTENGFMKNGSGFLNIPVDSDYSKVLFNYFKGHHKI
- the yiaA gene encoding inner membrane protein YiaA, which produces MEKKQTSIAFAGASWVILIVGVGGYLIGLWRAEMELNEKGYYLLILLYGLFSGVSIQKSVRDRLEGIPVTDLYYGLSWASLLASVALLTIGLINADLLPSEKGFYAFGFILALFGAICVQKNTRDAEFENKKIFSPQTNEE